The window TTGGCCTATGAGGAGAGAGTCCAAGCAGTAGTTGCCGTTGCTGGTGAACTCAAGGCTGAGAACTATCATGATATGGAAAGAATTAATTCTAGGAAAGAAAATGTGTTACGCCTATGGAATTACCTTTTGGAATTGCTTAGAGCCCGTAGACATAGGCTAGAATTATCTTTACATTTACAGCAGACATTCCAAGAAATGATTCATATATTAGGTAAGAAGTTAATGTGTAGTCCAAGTTAACGTTTACTCTACACTTTCAATTACTTTTAGATGCCATGGAGGAATTGAAAGCTCGTCTGCTTACCGATGACTACGGTAAACACCTTATGGGTGTTGAAGATTTACTGCAAAAACATAATCTCCTTGAAGCTGATATCAATATTCTGGGAGACCGCGTTAAATTGGTCGGTGGTCAGTCTCAGAAATTCGTTGACGTGGAAGTTGAAGAAGGGTACAAACCTTGCGATCCAGCTCTGGTTTCAGAAAGAGTGCAACAATTGCAAGATGCCTATAATGAGCTGGTAAGACTGGCTGTTGAAAGAAGATCTAGGCTTGAAGAAAGCAGAAAATTATGGCAGTTCTATTGGGATATGGCCGATGAGGATAACTGGATCAAGGAAAAAGAACAGATTGTATCTACAGCAGATGTCGGGCACGATCTGACAACTGTCAATCTGCTCCTTAGCAAACACAAGGCCTTGGAGAATGAAATATCAGCTCATGAGCCACAATTGGAAGCTGTACTTGGTATTGGTGACGAGTTGGTCAGTACTGGTCACTTTGGTGCCGAGAAAGTACAAGAACGTCTCAATGAAATAAGGTCCGCCTGGAAACATTTAATCGATTTGGCAGCCTTTAGAAGGAAACGTCTAGAGGAGGCTGTAGATTATCATCAACTCTTCGCTGATGCAGATGATATTGATATTTGGATGCTGGATACTTTGAGGTTAGTTTCAAGTGAAGATGTCGGAAGAGATGAAGGCAATGCACAGTCTCTCCTCAAGAAGCACAAAGACGTTACAGAGGAACTTAAAAATTACTCCAGCACAATTGAGGgtaagttaatttttttcaaatgtttgttTATAAGTAATTGATGATCTTATTATTTTAGCTCTTCATCAACAAGCTGACCAACTTGGTCCTGAAGTGGCCAATTCTGAGGAGGTTGCTCAAAGGTTGGCTTCCATTGATAATAGGTACAAAGAGCTCTTGGAATTGGCTAAACTACGCAAACAAAGACTTCTTGATGCTTTATCCTTGTATAAACTACTGTCTGAGAGTGACGGAGTGGAGCAATGGATTAACGAGAAGGATAGAATGTTACAAACTATGGTACCTGCAAGAGGTAATACAAATTGTTAAAGATACGATTTGTCTTTATACCAACCAAATTGTACTTTCAGATATTGAAGATGTTGAGATCATGAAACACAGATACGACGGTTTCGAGAAAGAAATGAACGCAAACGCTTCCAGAGTCGCTGTAGTTAACCAGTTGGCTCGTCAACTTCTTCACGTGGAACACCCAGATTCCGAGCAGATAACTGCTCGTCAGAATCAGCTCAACCAGAAATGGGCGGAGCTTCGTGAAAAGGCTGAGGCTAAGAGGGACGAACTTAACTCCGCCCACGGCTTGCAGACCTTCCACATCGAATGTAGAGAGACTGTATCATGGATCGAGGATAAGATCCGAATCATCACGACAACTGATAGTTTGGAGATGGACTTAACTGGTATAATGACTTTGCAAAGACGACTGAGTGGAATGGAAAGGGACTTGGCAGCTATACAGGCGAAATTGAATTCTCTGGAGAAGGAGGCCGATAGCATTGAAAAAGAACATCCTGAAGAGGCTGCAGTCATCAGGGAAAGAATTGCACAGGTGAGCTTCTTCAACAAGGAACCTTTTTATTTAGATATTCAGTAAACATTTGCTTATATCATTGATTTATATCATTCTTTCCAGATTCAAATAATCTGGGAACGCCTCACTCTCATGCTCAAAGAAAGAGATGCCAAACTCGAAGAAGCAGGAGATCTACATAGATTCCTCAGAGATCTAGACCATTTCCAAGCTTGGCTCACCAAGACACAAACAGATATTGCTTCCGAAGATACCCCAAGTTCTCTTGCCGAGGCTGAAAAGCTGCTATCTCAGCACCAGAGTATAAGGGACGAAATTGATAATTATACTGATGATTACAACAAGATGATGGAATATGGAGAGAAGCTCACTGCCGATCCAAGTACTCAGGACGATCCACAATACATGTTCTTGAGAGAAAGACTGAAGGCACTGAAAGATGGCTGGGCAGAGATTCAGCAGATGTGGGAGAACAGACAACAACTACTGTCTCAATCTCTTAGTCTGCAATTGTTGAATAGGGACGCCAAGCAAGCAGAAGTGATTCTTAATCAACAAGAGAATGCTTTGAGCAAAGACGAACCACCAACCACACTTGAGCAAGCTGAAAATCTGCTCAAGAAACACGAAGCTTTCTTGACCACAATGGAAGCCAATGATGAAAAGATAAATACTGTGGTTTTGTTCGCCAAGAAGTTACAGGACGATGGACATTTTGCTGCAGATAAGATCGGAAAGAGGGCAGATGTAATTGATGAAAGGCGTACAATCAATAGGTGAGTTCCCTCTGTttgtgaatattgaataaaaacattgTCGTATTTAATTCTAAATTAGATAGTTATGTTTTTCAATTCTCAAGAATTGATATAGAATTTGTATTAATTCAACAAACGTTTTAACAGAGAAAAGGCCATGGCACTAACTGAAAAACTGCGTGACCAACTAGAACTTCAACAATACCTCAGAGATTGCGATGAACTTGGCGAATGGATACAGGAAAAACATATCACGGCTCAAGATGAAACCTACAGGTCTGCCAAAACTGTCCATTCAAAATGGACACGTCATCAGGCCTTCGAAGCAGAGATTGCGGCTAATAAAGAACGTCTTCATAACCTCGAAAAAGCTGGAGAGGAATTGGCCAAGGAAAAACCGGAGTTCGCCAATGTTATTCAACCTAAAATGGAGGAATTGACAGATCAGTTTGACGTTTTAGAGTCAACCACCAAAGAAAAAGGCGAGCGCTTGTTTGATGCCAATAGGGAGGTCCTCATACATCAAACTTGTGATGATATCGATTCCTGGATGAACGAACTCGAAAAACAAATCGAAAGCGATGACACGGGCACCGATCTGGCGTCTGTCAATATTATGATGCAAAAACATCAGGTAATCATATAATTTTACTTTAAAATAAAGCGACTTATTCACATTTATTTTCTTCAGATGATAGAGACCCAAATGGCAGTTAAAGCCAGACAAGTTACGGAATTAGAAAAACAAACTCAACATCTTGAAACCAAAGCTCCGGAAAAGAACATGGaggaaattaaaatgaagaagACGCAGGTTGAGCAGAGATTCCAGCAATTGAAACAACCGCTCATCGAAAGGCAAAGAGTTTTGGAGAAGAAGAAGGAGGCACTTCAGTTCAGAAGGGACGTTGAAGATGAACTTCTTTGGATTGCGGAGAAGATGCCTCAGGCAACTTCGACCGAATGCGGTAATAGCTTGTTCCAAGTGAATATGATGGAGAAGAAGAATCAATCTTTGAGGACAGAAATCGATAACCATGAGCCAAGGATAAACACCGTGTCAAATAATGGTCAGAAATTGATCGATGAAGGTAAGATATTCTGAatgacaattttatttatttatttatttattaaacggcAAGCCAATTTACAATTAAACAGAAAGATACAAAGTAAAATACACGTGCATTAATGTAATCataggatgaaaaaaaaaacaaaaacaacaattacaaccTTCCAACAGCTCTTCTAAAGGAAGCCAAGGGTGAATCGAACAGCTCAAGCTTGTTGCTTTGAGCGTTTGCTGATCTCATTGCTTTATTGAGAGACTCATTTTGTCCATAATTTGTTCTGCAGAAaggaatcttgaaaatttcactatttctaTTCCTTCTAACATTTACCGAAAGCGGGACAAGTTCAACAATTTGAGGACAATCGATACAGCCATTGATAATCTTATGGAGGAACACCAGACCGATCTCCAATCTTCTATGTGTTAAAGTGTTTAAGTTCAGTGTTTCTAGCATTCGTGggtaaaaatattcatctctaTTCACTCTCAAGCTATAGCCACAGTACCTCAAGAACTTATTTTGGGTACTCTCCAAGAGTTCAATATCAACTTTATAAAGTGGCGACCAAATGACAGAGTTATATTCAAGTATGGACCTCACTTGCGCACAATAGATAATCTTGAGAGAGTTGACAGACAGATCTCTTGCTGAACGGAGAGAAAAGCCTAACATTTTTCGAGCACGAGATGAGTTTTCGATTATGTGATTCTTAAAGGTCGTCTTTGAGTCAAAAATAACCCCCAAATCGTTGACTTTAATGCACACTGATAAATTCGTGCCTTTTATTTGGTAACTGTAATCAATAGTCtcaaaattacgtgaaaaagttattttttgacactTAGCCAAGTTCAGTTTTAGCAAGTTAATGTCACACCATCTTGAAAGGTTATCTAAATCAGACTGCAAACTCCCAGCATCAGATATGGATTGAACCGTTCTAAATATCTTCAAATCATCAGCAAACAACAGAAAGGAACTATTGGTAATAACATTTGGAAGGTCATTAACAAACACATTGAACAACACCGGCCCCATATGAGATCCCTGGGGAACCCCAGAGggttttattaattatttgaaatattcaatattttttctttacaCACAAGACTTTATCCCTTTTCAGGTCATGAAGATGCCTCAGAATTCAGTCGATTGATTGGAGAACTCCACAAAGCTTGGCAAGAATTGAAGGATGCAGTTGAAAGCAGAAAAGAAAATCTACTGCGTAACGAAAGGGCGCAGCAGTACTTGTTCGATGCCAATGAGGCTGAGAGTTGGATGAGCGAACAAGAGCTCTATATGATGGTAGAAGATAGGGGTAAGGATGAAACATCAGCGAGAAACTTCATGAAAAAACATGAAAGTTTGGAAGCGGCAGTTGAGGCATTTGCAGACACCATTAGAAGTTTAGGTGAAACTGTTAGATCGCTGGCTGCCGAAGGCCATCCTTTGGCAGAACAAGTGGCTGTCAAACAGTCCCAATTGGACAAACTTTATGCTGGTCTTAAGGATTTGGCGGGTGAACGAAGAGCTAAGCTCGATGAAGCTTTGCAACTCTTCCTTCTAAACAGGGACGTAGGGGACTTGGAACAGTGGATCGCCGACAGAGAAGTTGTTGCAAGTTCTCACGAGCTCGGCCAAGACTACGACCATGTCACTTTGCTTTGGGAGCGCTTCAAAGAATTCGCCAAAGACACAGAAACCATCGGTTCAGAGAGGGTAGCAGCAGTGAATGAAATAGCCGATCAACTGATCGCTTCTGGCCATTCCGATTCAGCTACCATCGCTGAGTGGAAAGATGGATTGAACGAGGGCTGGCAAGACCttttagaattgatcgagaCCAGGACACAAATGTTGGCAGCCTCGAGAGAGCTGCATAAGTTCTTCCATGATTGTAAAGACATACTAGGCAGGATAATCGAGAAACAAGTAGCTATATCTGATGAACTGGGCAGGGATGCTGGATCTGTGAACGCTTTACAGAGGAAGCATTTGAACTTCATACAAGTAAGTTTGTGGGAATTCATTGGGTGCTTTTCAAGTTGAATTTTCCGGATACGGAATGAggttttcatttattcaaatcaatttcaGGACCTCCAAACACTCCAATCTCAGGTTcaacaaattcaagaagaatctgCGAAATTGCAAGCCAGTTACGCAGGAGACAGAGCTAAAGAAATCACCAATAGAGAGCAAGAAGTCGTTGCTGCATGGGCTGCCTTACAAGCTGCTTGTGATCAAAGGAAAGGAAAATTGGCAGATACTGGTGAGTACCAATATTTAGCTTCCGAATCTACCAAAGTTAGAGAGTTTATGATCACAGGTTTTGGTCtccattttcgaaattttcactcgtgaaattaattttagaCAATACTGAAAAACCTTGACTTTATGTGCGTTGGTCTGTGCGTCTGCAAATCCTTCTATAACTTCCATAATTATCGTCTGATTCTAATGCAATCTCATACTGGGCAGCTCTGtctcaatgacatatgtcaaacagaactgtcatccaAAGCATCATATGTTCTATTGAAGGTTAGCCATCTAACAGTATGGATCATTTATCCACTGTTGAACATGTGACAATTGTGAAAACttattacaaaaataatgattctgtaatAAGTACCTTCCATGCATTAGTGGTAGATTATGGTCAACTTAATCGTCCATCTGAGtgtacaatggactagttttcatttttttgttaaggattaattctaaaaatttaagtgaaatgaaacaaaatgtggaagaatcattgaaatatctctagaaatgaaaaagttatgggactttgaagttgcgcttggaagaataatttcatagtacgtgtaagtggcatgacgtcacacactagacgactggtattcgcagagtgcttacgaattcattggtgtacaatcacttgtgccgttcgtgtcgtgttttgttcgttacacgatggctgaaataacttactatatacatacatataaattacttttttctctttttactttttactcctcacatgaatatgttttgccattgatagacttcaacaaccagtactcaactacaaactgtttatgaaacgttttttgaataaatcatcgttataagttgaactatgatgaagcaaactcaaaagtagatacttacttgaaaagtttaactccttttaattcttcactgacataagatggatttgaagaaaaaaactccatgactgcgaatatatctattttaggcaaattgtcactttgtcctttcacgaagccttcttccattatggtgacataaaaacaaaacacgagttaaaactacactgtacaactacaaacggcgcgagagccttggcgcggctgagtatttaaacgtaatttatggtgtagcgatcacaggcaagagccgtgacgtcacagaccaaagacgttccgcgctaaaatacgtaaatttaaataatctatttctcagtcattcattgatggattttcaaaattttttcactgatttatcagttttgctctatattttaattctatcgtgtcaaatatagtattatcaacatcactaaactagtccattgataAGACAGTGAAAAAGTTCGAAGAGActggatctgttactgatgtcttaaGGCCCATACTAGAAATGCATGCTCTACTCAACATAGttcaaacaaaaaatgataTGTATCTTTCTTATTCAGGCGATCTATTTAAATTCTTCAACCTTGTAAGGACTTTGATGCAATGGATGGATGATGTCATCAGACAAATGAACACCAGCGAAAAACCAAGGGATGTGAGTGGTGTAGAACTTTTGATGAATAATCATCAGAGTTTGAAGGCTGAAATAGATGCAAGGGACGATAATTTCACATCGTGCATATCCTTGGGTAAAGAACTGTTGAACAGAAATCATTATGCTAGTTCTGAAATCAAAGACAAACTGGTTGCCTTGAGCAATCACAGAAATTCAGTTCTACAGAGGTGGGAGGAAAGGTATGttcattttagttttttttttataaaatatgcttataattaaattttttttttcagatgggaGAACTTGCAACTTATCCTAGAGGTCTATCAATTTGCAAGAGATGCAGCTGTTGCCGAAGCGTGGTTGATAGCCCAAGAACCATAtttgatgagcacagaattgGGACACAATATTGATGATGTTGAAAATCTCATCAAGAAACATGAGGCGTTCGAGAAATCTGCCGCAGCTCAGGAAGAAAGATTCAGTGCATTGGAAAGATTAACTACTGTAAGTGGACAAAATTGATTTCTCTAATTGGTGGTAATTCTAATTTTTTCGGGTAGCTAACATTCATTTGATTTGTTTAATCTATATTTCTGTTTCTTTAATCTTTCTTCAGTTTCTCCATTTTTCACTCTCTGTATTTCACCAAATTAAAATCAGAATGTGTTGCATGATTTTAACCTCTTTCTAGTCTTCTTCACGCCATTACCTTCctaaatattttccaatttgatATCTATTCTCATTTGACAATTTGAAACAGCAGATTGGAAAATGGAAAAACTAAGATGTCTGAAACCATGGTGTGTGCActcctcaaattttgaatgcaatgacattcgaccaaattgaaaatattagttttagttcgtgacggcgccgcaatgtcatacttgtcattcggatctttttccgttgattttgattggatactttaattaaaacccgatattgaccaatcaaaagcgatatgtaaccgagtatgatcgtgcaaagtcgtgaaacaaaacacgaaacgtttactggaatgaattcaaatatttgaaatagagagagagtttattggtatttcaattacaagaattgcttccatagatcataactataatgaaagatatacatatataggtacataatggcacaaaactcataaataataaataacaagaatcttaatttgttgatagcgctacctacagttgacataacgaagctgaactaatattctcaaaatggGCAAAAcgaaagctaatcagttcatacacctggtttttagacatcttaggaaAAACTTATTATTGTTTGCTTTTCTTTATCACCTTGCTTGTGTTTGTAGTTAGAAAAATGTGGTGTTGGCTATAAAAATGGAATGGAAACATTGCATGAACCAGATTTGCACGATTGTGATTTTACACCTATCTACCCTACCGTTGTCATTCCAAAGCCCATTGATTATCGTGACCTAAAACCATCTTATGTtgctgaattaataaaaaatctgGTCAGAGGTCAAGATAAATTCTATAATACCAAAGTTAGATGTAGAAGACGATTTAGTATAACAGCAGGGACAGTCAAATATTACCCAGATTATAGCAAACCACCTAATAGACAAATAAGTTTTCTTCATCACAAAAACAAACGCATTATTCCAATGAACACCTCATTCGAAAATCAGATAAGAAATATAGATCTTCGGAAGAACATCAAAACcccaataaaaaatttcaatcgtTCATTCTCAATGCACGAATTCAATTTGTCCCCAAAATCGTATAGGGAAAGTTTCAATCCTGCTGTAGTACCTAAAAAGCGAGTCTCCTTTTTGAATGAAAACGACGATGACCATAAATTAGTTACTCAAGATTTTCTATTAGCAGAAAagtattccaatttcgttgagaATGCAGATAATAATAGAGTTTTTAATGGTGTGAATTATTCAAATCAGattaaaagaaataattcaTCAAATAAGGTGGTTTTAAGggaaagaaaaatgaatatgAGTATTGGGTTAAAACGTATGTCCTTACCAATAATGTCTAAACCGAACTCGGTAAGTTGTAGTGCATTATtataatttaactaataatggGCTTTGCTACTAACATTAGCTTTTACATATATGAATAGGTCgagattattgaatatttcggaACTTTCCTTGCAGCAATCTTgagatatttaatttaacaggAAAACTACACATTAATTTTACAAACTTCCAAGTAGCGCTCAATTTTAGGTTCAATAGCCAAATTCATTGCATtatactttcaaattttttttttttttttttttgtaaaaattagTTTAGGGGCACCccttcagtaatttttttgaaagtaAAGACTACATTTGGCTTCAACCAGTACACCATAGTGATCAAAATTACTGAATTATTCATATATCATGAGATCCTTCATGTCGTATTAAAAATCTGAGATTTTTGCATGATTTTTGTCAATTACTTTATTGCTtaattcattgatttgtgattaTGGTGAAAATTCATTgcattgaaatcaaattttagtttgaattgagagaaatgaagagaaaacaAGAAGCCCAAGAAAAAGCGGAAGCTGAGGAACGAGCTAGAAGAGAAGCAGAAGAGGCTGAGAGGAGAGCTCAAAGGATAGCTGAAGAAGCTGCGGCAGCAGCGTCGACAGACAAGCCAGATGCTGGCCCATCTGCCACTGAAGAAAAGACAGGTAAGAAAAAGatactattattcatttgtatatttcatAATTCTTGATTACAAAGGTTACctcatttcattttataatattaaagaaCAACCTTTGTAGTTACCTGTTTAATCCACATTAGCATATTATTATTGTTCACTCACCAATTTGAGAACATGTGTTAGTTGCCACACTTAAAATTATGTTACCTACACTTCGCAATTTAACCCACTTTTAAAACCCTTCAATGCAGCGGGAAGTCAAAGGACTTCTTCTTTGAAAGCTAGTTCACCTGGTGAAGGTAACTTCACATTGATGTCTTATTAGGTTTAAGTGTTGCAGAAAATATAACACTAGATAAATTTATCCAAATTTCAGgttattgaatgaataaattgatgTTGATTaatgtttccaaaaaaaattctgctTCACTTGAAACTACTTCTTATGTTTATAGTATAATTTCTTTAAACACTGATGGTGATGGTTTCTATTGCTTATAAATCTTTATACTATTCTTATATATTTCACTAATATTGTAAAAACTGCACTTCTCACAAATATCACTCTAAATTGAACTTGATCACTTTACCATAATCAACctgtaattttatatttctcttGCCTAATGTGAAAAACAGCACTATTAATAAAACACAGGTAAGTATTCTTCTTATTTCTTGCTTGCTTTTGAATGCTTAACTCAGAGGTATTCTTGGTCTGATATGGGTGTAATGCTTTGGTTTTGTGTGATTTTCTTTATCTTTTGAGTTTTATTTTTTGGTGTTGTATTAGATTAATGTTTTGGGATAACTGACTTGAGGTTGGACTTATTTAATACTAAATTGTTTTCAAAGTTTTGTAGTCGAAGTTATAATTTGTTCTATATTCGAGGTGTTAGTTTAAATGTATTCTttaactttttgaaaaataagtatttgtttcaaaattttccCAGGAgggttcaattttcgatttgagGTCATGCAAGATGTCACTAAAATAttgttgaaggaaaaaatttaaaatttgcaACATTTTCTTTTCTAGTGAATAATTATTCACCAAGTCATAATATATAGATTTCTTTTTATTATGTATATTCTCTAGAAAATAAAGTATTCATTTAACGGAAACATAGTAATGACAACAACCAAATCCAAATATTTTGGGACATCTTTCATGAGGATTCTTCTGGTATGTTTTGTTGGCATGTTGTCTAATGCATGAGCATGTCTGTCTGTATGTATAGTGCATGGAGCCCAGCACCTAGAGGCAACACGTAGTAATCCAAGGACCCCAAAAATACAAACCCCTGAGCCTAGTAGTATTGCTAGTAAGGTCCAAAAACCTAGTCCTGGTAAGTAATGAGTGTCTAGTATTTTTGAGAGGGGCTTATTGTGATTATAAAGGCTTTCTGTATTTAAGGGCATTGAATTTTTCTCCCATCacatgtataaatattttattcggTTTAAATTATGAATCTTTGGAAATATAAAGATAAAACATCATCTATTGGAAAGCGATTTATAAATAGAAATAGCTAAACTTCTAATAAATAGTATTAACTCACGtaacttataaagggtgt is drawn from Harmonia axyridis chromosome 7, icHarAxyr1.1, whole genome shotgun sequence and contains these coding sequences:
- the LOC123684469 gene encoding spectrin beta chain isoform X4; its protein translation is MTTDISIVRWDPTLQQEIVEDYEYDGGNSSSRLFERSRIKALADERESVQKKTFQKWVNSHLVRVNSRITDLYTDLRDGKNLIKLLEVLSGERLPRPTKGKMRIHCLENVDKALQFLKEQRVHLENMGSHDIVDGNPRLSLGLIWTIILRFQIQDITIEETDNQETKSAKDALLLWCQMKTAGYHNVNVRNFTTSWRDGLAFNALIHKHRPDLIQFEKLSKATPIQNLNNAFNVAEDKLGLIKLLDAEDCYVDQPDEKSIITYVVTYYHYFSKMKQETVQGKRIGKVVGIAMENDRLIKEYETLTSELLKWIEDTITALGDRKFENSLVGVQQQLGQFNNYRTVEKPPKFVEKGNLEILLFTLQSKMRANNQKPYTPKEGKMISDINKAWERLEKAEHERELALREELIRQEKLEQLAARFNRKASMRETWLSENQRLVSQDNFGHDLAAVEAAAKKHEAIETDILAYEERVQAVVAVAGELKAENYHDMERINSRKENVLRLWNYLLELLRARRHRLELSLHLQQTFQEMIHILDAMEELKARLLTDDYGKHLMGVEDLLQKHNLLEADINILGDRVKLVGGQSQKFVDVEVEEGYKPCDPALVSERVQQLQDAYNELVRLAVERRSRLEESRKLWQFYWDMADEDNWIKEKEQIVSTADVGHDLTTVNLLLSKHKALENEISAHEPQLEAVLGIGDELVSTGHFGAEKVQERLNEIRSAWKHLIDLAAFRRKRLEEAVDYHQLFADADDIDIWMLDTLRLVSSEDVGRDEGNAQSLLKKHKDVTEELKNYSSTIEALHQQADQLGPEVANSEEVAQRLASIDNRYKELLELAKLRKQRLLDALSLYKLLSESDGVEQWINEKDRMLQTMVPARDIEDVEIMKHRYDGFEKEMNANASRVAVVNQLARQLLHVEHPDSEQITARQNQLNQKWAELREKAEAKRDELNSAHGLQTFHIECRETVSWIEDKIRIITTTDSLEMDLTGIMTLQRRLSGMERDLAAIQAKLNSLEKEADSIEKEHPEEAAVIRERIAQIQIIWERLTLMLKERDAKLEEAGDLHRFLRDLDHFQAWLTKTQTDIASEDTPSSLAEAEKLLSQHQSIRDEIDNYTDDYNKMMEYGEKLTADPSTQDDPQYMFLRERLKALKDGWAEIQQMWENRQQLLSQSLSLQLLNRDAKQAEVILNQQENALSKDEPPTTLEQAENLLKKHEAFLTTMEANDEKINTVVLFAKKLQDDGHFAADKIGKRADVIDERRTINREKAMALTEKLRDQLELQQYLRDCDELGEWIQEKHITAQDETYRSAKTVHSKWTRHQAFEAEIAANKERLHNLEKAGEELAKEKPEFANVIQPKMEELTDQFDVLESTTKEKGERLFDANREVLIHQTCDDIDSWMNELEKQIESDDTGTDLASVNIMMQKHQMIETQMAVKARQVTELEKQTQHLETKAPEKNMEEIKMKKTQVEQRFQQLKQPLIERQRVLEKKKEALQFRRDVEDELLWIAEKMPQATSTECGNSLFQVNMMEKKNQSLRTEIDNHEPRINTVSNNGQKLIDEGHEDASEFSRLIGELHKAWQELKDAVESRKENLLRNERAQQYLFDANEAESWMSEQELYMMVEDRGKDETSARNFMKKHESLEAAVEAFADTIRSLGETVRSLAAEGHPLAEQVAVKQSQLDKLYAGLKDLAGERRAKLDEALQLFLLNRDVGDLEQWIADREVVASSHELGQDYDHVTLLWERFKEFAKDTETIGSERVAAVNEIADQLIASGHSDSATIAEWKDGLNEGWQDLLELIETRTQMLAASRELHKFFHDCKDILGRIIEKQVAISDELGRDAGSVNALQRKHLNFIQDLQTLQSQVQQIQEESAKLQASYAGDRAKEITNREQEVVAAWAALQAACDQRKGKLADTGDLFKFFNLVRTLMQWMDDVIRQMNTSEKPRDVSGVELLMNNHQSLKAEIDARDDNFTSCISLGKELLNRNHYASSEIKDKLVALSNHRNSVLQRWEERWENLQLILEVYQFARDAAVAEAWLIAQEPYLMSTELGHNIDDVENLIKKHEAFEKSAAAQEERFSALERLTTLEKCGVGYKNGMETLHEPDLHDCDFTPIYPTVVIPKPIDYRDLKPSYVAELIKNLVRGQDKFYNTKVRCRRRFSITAGTVKYYPDYSKPPNRQISFLHHKNKRIIPMNTSFENQIRNIDLRKNIKTPIKNFNRSFSMHEFNLSPKSYRESFNPAVVPKKRVSFLNENDDDHKLVTQDFLLAEKYSNFVENADNNRVFNGVNYSNQIKRNNSSNKVVLRERKMNMSIGLKRMSLPIMSKPNSFELREMKRKQEAQEKAEAEERARREAEEAERRAQRIAEEAAAAASTDKPDAGPSATEEKTAGSQRTSSLKASSPGEERGSPTDDDNVEGSLVRKHEWENTTTKATNRSWDKVYVMLRGTQVSFYKDAKTAHSSADQTFKGEAPLSLHKAKASRADDYKKKKHVFRLKLDSGAEFLFHAQNDTEMNMWISKINSRADADSAGPSRSQTLPASAQKEDSKRRSFFTLKKT